The region TTGTGCCGACAGGCCTGGAGAGCCTTGAGGATCATCCGCTTCTTGATCCCGGCAACGGCTTCTTTCAACGAGCTGGCGGGCTTCAGGTGAGGCGGGAAATCTCATTGAAATAGTGAACGAACATCTTGATTCCCCCGGAGGCCTGCATCCAGTCGAAGTTTTCGTTCGGAGCATGGTAGCCGTGTTCGGGGAGACTCAGCCCGAGAAAGATGATGGGGACCTTGAGATACTCTTGCATGGTGACAACGGCTCCGATGGACCCTCCCTCACGGGTGAAGGCGGGGTCTTTGCCGAAAGCGGCTCTCATGGCGCGACGGGCAGCATCGGCATAGGGTCCGGTGAACTCGCCGAGGTAGGGACGGAGTGTTCCCTCGCGTTTGATCACCACATCGGGATTGATCTTTTTGATGAAGCGGCTGACGAGCCGGAAAATTTTGTCCGCATCCATATCGGGGACCAGGCGCATGCTGATCTTGGCCTCGGCGCGGGGAGGGATGATCGTCTTGATGCCGGGCCCGCTGTAGCCACCGACAATTCCGTGAACTTCAAAGGTCGGTTGGGCCATGATGCCGGTGACGACCTTGACCGGATCGGTGGTGCGCAGCGAGGTGAACTCGTGAACTTTCATGAAGCGCCGCACGTTGAATCCCGAGGCCAGGTAGTTTTCGATCTCTTTCTTGGTCGGTCGGCGCACATCGTCGTAAAAGCCGGGAATCTTCACGCGACCGGTTCGAGCATCGAAGCATTCGGCGATGACCTGGCATAACTCGCCGACAGGATTGCGTGCGGGTCCGCCGGTCACCCCCGAGTGCGCATCTTTCTTTCCCGTCTCCAGCGTGAGCGTCAGTCCCAGTAATCCCCGCAGTCCATAAGGGACGGCCGGCTTGTGACGGGCGATCCAGATCGTATCCGAGACGACGACCGAATTCACCTTCAGCTCGCGCCGCTTCGTCCGGATGAAATCCTCGAAGTGAGGGCTGCCGATTTCCTCCTCCAGTTCCCAGATGAAAAGGATGTTGAGCGGTATGCCACTTTTGACGGCGTAAAAGGCCGCCAGCATCGCCGTGAGGGCAGGACCTTTGTCATCGGTTGTCCCCCGACCGAGATAGCGCCCATCTTCACGGGTGAAGACAAACGGCGGCGTCTTCCACTCCGTCGGGTCCGCCGGTTGCACATCGAGATGATTGTAGATGACCACCGTCGGATTCTTCGAGCCCGTCATGAGCTTTCCAAACACCACGGGATTGCCCGGTGTTTTCACAATTTCGACAGTCGCTCCAATGTCTCGCAGATACTGAGCCGCGAGATCAGCGCCCCGGTGAATATCACCCTTGTGAGCGGGATCCATGCTGACGGTAGGAATCTCTACGAGCGCAGCGAGTCGCTCCTCAAATTCCTGTCGGACGCTCCTGATGTAGCTATCAAGATCCGCAATCGTTCTCCTCATCTCTGCCTCCTCCTGATCAAATTTGACTCGGTCGCACTGGCAACCCGGCTCGTGCAGCCCCGACATTCCCTCGCTCCCTGTGTCGGCGGCATGAGTCATCTTATCTGATCCGGCACAAAGCGTCCAGATGCCGCCGGCCTAGAGGCGCCCCTCGCACGGATCAGGTTCGATGCCGAACGTTGCCTCTGCTGTCCATTCCACAACTAACGGGCTTATCCGGAGAAGGGGTTACGGGAAAAATCACGTCATCGAGGAGACGATCGGGTGAAAGTGGAGAGGTGCTTGTCATGCCACTGCTTGAAGATGCGCTCGTCCTCACCGGTTATGACAACTCGCCGGAGGAATTCGTGGTCGGTGGTAATTGAGGAGAGCAGTGTCAGTATCGGCACGAGATCCAATCGCGGGTTCAGTCGTCGGGCAGCGGCGAATTCTCGACTCGCCGTCTCCGCATCCTCCAGGAAGACGGCGTAGCGAGCCCGGTCATAGTGAATATCGGCATTGGAGGGATCGAGAGCCAGCGCCCGGTCAAAGGCCAGGAGAGCCTGCGGGTGCTCGCCGAGTTCGGCCAGGGCCTTGGCATAGAGCGCCCAGTAGCGCCCGCGCGCCGGACGCCGACGAACCGATTCCCGCGCCAACTCTGCAGCCCGCTCGAAAAAGGCATACTGCTGCCAGCGAGCCCAGCCCGGATACTGCCCAAAGTCAAACAGTTGTCGAGCGCGCCAGTGCAGCATCTCCCCCTCGTAGCCAGGAATGAGGGGATCACGTACCTCGAGCGCCTGCTCCGGCGGCGTCGTCGGGTAGGACCGGATCCATGCTTGAAAGGCGAGCGCATTCCGGGCGGCGTGAACCGCAAAGGCAGCATACGCGATCGCCCCGAGGACGAGAACGCCCGTGAGCGTTCCAAAGAGAATCGGGGACCGAGCCCACGTCAGACTTCGGACGTTGCCGATCACCGCCGCTTCGCCACTGGATCGCGTGTGCAAGGCGGCCTGCGCCAGCACGAGCGCCGCCAGCACCGCAAAGGCAAACGCATTGGCCGGAATGTGAAAGTTGAAGTCGTACAGCCCGTGAAGGCAAAAGGCCACCAGACCAAAGAGTCCTCCCGTCACCCGCGCCCGCGCCTGTTCATTGCGTCGCAGAGCCAGGAGTCGAACAACTCGCCGGAAGTAGATTCCTCCCGAAGCCAGAACGAGGCCAAATCCGATGACGCCGGTTTCCGCCAGCGTCTGGAGATAGTCGTTCTCCGGGTGAACGATGAAGTAGCCGGAGAAGGAGGATTTGTAGGGCGGGAAGGCTTCGGCAAAGTTTCCCACGCCACAGCCGATCAGAAGGTAATCCCTCACCAGCCGCAACGTATCGCGCCAGGTGACCAGCCGATAAATGGCCGAGGGATCATCGGGAGTGACCATGTATGATCCGAGCACTGCTCCTGAACCCAGGGCCAGCGCTCCCCCCACACACAGCAGAAGAACGATCCCCACCAGGACCATCGTGCGCCAGGAGCCCGATTGCCGGATGAGGAAGGGAAGAATCACCATCGCCCCCACGATGCTGATCAGTCCGCCACGGGAGCGCGAGAGGAGGAGGCCGAGAATCATCACCCCGCACATCCCGGCGAAAAGTATGGTGCTCGCGCCGGAAAAATCGCGCAGCCGAACGCGCCCGCTGAGCACCGGCAGCAGGTCAGCCAGGACGAGCCCGAGCGCTGCTCCGAGCGTCAATTCCATCAGTCCGGCGAAGTGGTTGTGATTGATGTAGGGGCCGAAAGGAAAGGCCGATTCCGTCGAAATGCGCCAGAAAATCTTCCCGTTCCAGAAGGCCAGTTGAACGAGAGCAAATCCCGCCACAGCCGTTCCGATCACAGCGAAATAGAGGAAAAATCGTTTCACCCGCCGCTCATTCGTGAACCAGTTGAGCGCCAGGAAAAAGGTCGCGGTATAGCTGATGAGTTTGAGCAGGTCGTCGTACAGAAGGTCCCGATTGAGCGCCAGGGGAGCGGATGTGAGGGATGCTCCGAGGAGACGGAGCTGCTCCTGGATGTCCGCTGTGGGACGAGCCAGAGCAGCCAGCGCTTGGAGCGGAAGCGGGATCAGTTGCAGCAGGGGAATGATCACGCCGACCCCAAGAAGCACGTTGAGCGGCGAGCGGAGATAGCGAAGCGAGCCGTCGAGGATCGTCCGCAGGGCATAGAGAAGAATGAGCAGGGCAACTCCCACTTCCATCGCGCCGTACCCCCAGGCTTCGACTGCGCCGAGGGCCAGAGGAAGCCCCAGAAGAAGAAGGACGAAGATGCTCTCCAGGGTGACGGTGAGAATTCGCTCGATCATTTGTCACCGACCTCCGGGAGGCGAAAAGGGGAGGGTTCCTCTCGCCTTGGTCTCGTGACCGGGTTTTTGCGACGGGCACATCTCTCGCTCAGTCACGCACGTTCTTCGGCGCGGTGCCGTGATCGCCGTCGGCGCGATGGATGACCTGAGCACCCCCCGGCGAAAGACTCATCTCCTTCGCTGACGGGGCCGCACATGACCAAGCCCCAGTTCCCGGAAGCGCCGTTTCATGGCGAGGAAGTCGTCGGTGTTTTGAATCAATTCCTCGCTCAGTTCGAGATGATCGGTGATCTCGGCCTGCGTGTTGCGGATGCGCTCGGACGCCGGGGGATGCGTGCGAAACACGAAGCCGAGCAGATCGGGATTCTGGCGCGAGATGCGCTCGAGTTTCTGGAACATCGAGATCATTCCGCGAGGATCATACTGAGCACGATACATCTCATGAAGTCCGAGGAAATCCGCCTCGCGTTCGGCATCCCGCGAGTGCTTGGTGAGAATCCCGGCGGCGAGCAACTGCGAGGCCAGTTGGCCATAGCGGGCTCTCCCCTGGCCGAGCGCCGCATCGAGGCCCAGATTGAGAAGCCCGATGAAGAATTGCCATTGCTGTGCCCTCTTCAGGTTCTTCAGGCCGTGACGGGCAACGACATGAGCGATCTCATGACCGAGCACCGAGGCCAGCTCGCTCTCGCTCTCGACCGTTTGCAACAGTCCCGTGTGAATGTAAATGTAGCCGCCGGGCAAGGCGAAGGCATTGACCGTCGGATCCTCGATGACAAAGAAGCGGTAGGTCAGATCGGGCCGTTTGGACACGCGGGCCAGCCGCTGCCCCAGTTCCTGAATGTAGCGGGTGATGGCGGGA is a window of Blastocatellia bacterium DNA encoding:
- a CDS encoding M20/M25/M40 family metallo-hydrolase, with the protein product MRRTIADLDSYIRSVRQEFEERLAALVEIPTVSMDPAHKGDIHRGADLAAQYLRDIGATVEIVKTPGNPVVFGKLMTGSKNPTVVIYNHLDVQPADPTEWKTPPFVFTREDGRYLGRGTTDDKGPALTAMLAAFYAVKSGIPLNILFIWELEEEIGSPHFEDFIRTKRRELKVNSVVVSDTIWIARHKPAVPYGLRGLLGLTLTLETGKKDAHSGVTGGPARNPVGELCQVIAECFDARTGRVKIPGFYDDVRRPTKKEIENYLASGFNVRRFMKVHEFTSLRTTDPVKVVTGIMAQPTFEVHGIVGGYSGPGIKTIIPPRAEAKISMRLVPDMDADKIFRLVSRFIKKINPDVVIKREGTLRPYLGEFTGPYADAARRAMRAAFGKDPAFTREGGSIGAVVTMQEYLKVPIIFLGLSLPEHGYHAPNENFDWMQASGGIKMFVHYFNEISRLT
- a CDS encoding O-antigen ligase family protein; the protein is MIERILTVTLESIFVLLLLGLPLALGAVEAWGYGAMEVGVALLILLYALRTILDGSLRYLRSPLNVLLGVGVIIPLLQLIPLPLQALAALARPTADIQEQLRLLGASLTSAPLALNRDLLYDDLLKLISYTATFFLALNWFTNERRVKRFFLYFAVIGTAVAGFALVQLAFWNGKIFWRISTESAFPFGPYINHNHFAGLMELTLGAALGLVLADLLPVLSGRVRLRDFSGASTILFAGMCGVMILGLLLSRSRGGLISIVGAMVILPFLIRQSGSWRTMVLVGIVLLLCVGGALALGSGAVLGSYMVTPDDPSAIYRLVTWRDTLRLVRDYLLIGCGVGNFAEAFPPYKSSFSGYFIVHPENDYLQTLAETGVIGFGLVLASGGIYFRRVVRLLALRRNEQARARVTGGLFGLVAFCLHGLYDFNFHIPANAFAFAVLAALVLAQAALHTRSSGEAAVIGNVRSLTWARSPILFGTLTGVLVLGAIAYAAFAVHAARNALAFQAWIRSYPTTPPEQALEVRDPLIPGYEGEMLHWRARQLFDFGQYPGWARWQQYAFFERAAELARESVRRRPARGRYWALYAKALAELGEHPQALLAFDRALALDPSNADIHYDRARYAVFLEDAETASREFAAARRLNPRLDLVPILTLLSSITTDHEFLRRVVITGEDERIFKQWHDKHLSTFTRSSPR
- a CDS encoding M48 family metallopeptidase, with protein sequence MMAHRIDDLTRVFVAILILLLIPLFSPLGNNFRKEFASDRGQHHTLPSRLSPSSEKEPQIARILTDSFVPLKIGGICDADVPERWGEAFGRESSWPAGTAFAAENKNPYDKFRTASYSNQGLYPEEDEIRLGAELHRQLQQQETFVTDPAITRYIQELGQRLARVSKRPDLTYRFFVIEDPTVNAFALPGGYIYIHTGLLQTVESESELASVLGHEIAHVVARHGLKNLKRAQQWQFFIGLLNLGLDAALGQGRARYGQLASQLLAAGILTKHSRDAEREADFLGLHEMYRAQYDPRGMISMFQKLERISRQNPDLLGFVFRTHPPASERIRNTQAEITDHLELSEELIQNTDDFLAMKRRFRELGLGHVRPRQRRR